Sequence from the Montipora foliosa isolate CH-2021 chromosome 12, ASM3666993v2, whole genome shotgun sequence genome:
GGCCAGATGCCCAGCGCACAAACTTTAAAGCGGTCGAGTTTCAGCTCAATAGCAAGGAAGATTCAATCAGCATCGCATCATGGAAGAAGTCGCCTCTAGTAGTAAATCCCTTGATTTACATTAAGTTTGAAAATCATTGCATTGTTTTCCACCGTAAAAGTCGAAGATTTAAGCCTCATCAACTTTTCATTCATCTTAATCTTGACGCAGTTCGCCATCTTCACCTCCACAGAAGCACAGAAGACGAGTTTCGCTTCATTTTTTGTCAGCTGTCAATCGAGGAGGTCAAATGGAGAAAGCAGAAAAAAGTCGACATTTTTCTATTTTGACTGACATAGGCAAAAGCTGAAAATATCCCTAGAAATTTCTCGTCAGTGACTTTTTtcgcaaaaagcaaaatgaagcgaaaacaatagaaaattgtCTTCAGCAACATTAGAGAGAAATCCTAAAACAAGTCCACTTCATCTGAAAAAAAGTGACAGTTATTTCAGATGTTTAAAGTCAAGTGAGATCGACCAAAAAGCTTTAATATTTCTCGTTTTGCCTGTAAATCACAATTTGTATGGAGTTTTGCATTTTTCTAGATCCAGGCTTTATTGAAAAGTAGAATTACCGGAAGCGATCACTGATTAGGGGTGcggttttttgggaaaatctgaaaacggattcttgaatccaaaacgGATACTTCGGATCAAATCTAAGTCCGGATTTTGAGATTCACCACTTCAGcgttttttgggaaaggatttgagaaaagtatttttgacaagcggttttccatgcaaaaaccTCTTTTTTTCCGTTTAGcgccgtcgaatgcgtttcctgatattgggtcggattgaaaaaaaaaaaaaaaacaaccaaaaaaaatcacaagaaaaGTCTCGAAATAGGAGGCCTGGTACTTCAGCATCATTGCCGTGGAGCCAGGGAACAACAAATcgatatggcggaaaagttgctTGATGTTATTGTAGAATTAAGACGTAGTTTTGTCTATGCTGTTACCATGCTCGTTTtatttaaagggaaaaaaataatggtTGAACTACGtcgttacctttttttttttgaaaatgccaaaaatgtgggtcggtcggtcggacgacgcctCACGGAGATAAAATAGAGGATGGCCTAAACTGCAAAATTACCCTCTGTAATCGATTTGTTAGCACgcatgtttttcgtcatttctttttatcgataGCTAAGGCATTATTTTCTGgtttcattttcattgaagaatttccccaaaacaaaccagttaaccgctaaattttcttttgaaattggacgcaactctgggtttgtttgtttgcgttgtcatggcaaataatctttttttggattttgcgtttttttgacgctgaagaatccatttATCCGAGAGcacaaatccgtttttggatttcccaaaaaaacgcacccttttGTAGGTCTGTAttataacaaggtcaactccagcctcactttcagttaaaggccaggtaactaagcacaaaaatgtaaaaaggtctatttgagGTTATGGGAAGACCTtggacagcaatgaccagaaccaggttgctgaccagcggttttcgttaaaacaattgTTTGCCGGGGATGCTCattctcgcgggctcagaacatctggttgtggtcattgttatttaaggtttttcgagGTTATGTGACCGACTTGGGCACCCCACAATTCTTagtttgcactcacgtgattagacagccatgttggtgtacaaacacaaaagcaaaatgttgcTCGCGCTTTGCATAATAATGGcgccaaattcccaaaagactttttcgctattgtttaGTACACAAATATGACTGCcaatgacgtcaggtgcaagccAATGatagattttcaattttctctccaaacaacCACACTGTTGATAACAATATTATACATGAAATGTCGGTGAACAATTTCCTTGCCTTATGATGACCCGGAACAATCGCGAAATGTTTACAACAACGCGAAGTTATCTTTCCAAATGCTCTCGTGGCCGTCGTCGTTTAGCTTCTGTTAGGAAGTTTAAGAAGAGACGATAGCTACGGCATCGACAACgccaacgccaaaaagcagtgatattattggttaaaagaggaaagacTGATAGTTCTGCAAGTGCGGCATGCAGAACGTGCGGCATGCATTTTTGtccaacaacttgaaatgaccaattttcaggttttgacgacaacgcggaCAAACAGAagtgaatctttccttctctctctttgcttTTAATCCGTACATACCAATCTGGTAATAGTATatttcgcccatattgtacaacataaacaagacGGAAACATCGTGAAACGCTGAGAATGGCTCAAACTAatagtttgaagtgacgttttcgtcgccgtatagccttcgtggtttcttaaactctctgATTAGCGACTGTCAGATTAGAGTACGAGAACGACGacagcctggttttcactagcgacgcaagtaCAAGCGCAAACATAACAAGCTTATGATAGTGAAAACGAAAGTCTACATAAGTATAAAAATCAGCCATGGCATTCGCTATTTTGTTCTAATGCTCAGACGCGGAGAATCTGGAACGAgggctttaattggccagacgtggCAAACTTCCTCGTgtttatgctgcgtttcgttttcacacaacacAAGCGAACTCAAGCATAAGctcaagcacaaggaaaaggaaaatcatTGATCCTTGCGCCTGTGCTTACgcttttcacggtgaaataagcgctcttatgcttgcgccTGCGCTTGCatcgcttgtgaaaaccaggcttgcgagtacgagttttctCTACTGGACACCCGCATTAcgtttaagtaatgatccgtgtaaggtggatagcaatttcctttgttatgcggcaacggggctttccccacataggaatgttatcatttttacacagagaatgcataaacctacaggaaagccgttaacgcaataaaattcatttacagcccactttggaAGCGTGTTTTtctgtgttaaaagattttgaccaatcacaagagttgaaaacaaaagccaagaaacgtttacaattttacatgttccccacatacgatttctgtggaattcatttaaactgagaccagatgaaagatggaagatggttggaaagtaaggatgaatataatactgcttttatgaagttttgttaacttttgctgtttaagccaatcagaagtaagtacagacaatagaaaagttatcacctttttgcataccagttgaattccaacatgttcgttgccgttgttgctatcgttcttatctggaccgtctCTTAAAGAACGAAAATCTTCGAAATGCGGGTGCTCAGAACTGAGAACTCGTACACCGATTTTAAGGTCGCTATTTTGGCGATGACGACGGCTCAGTTAAACTAATATTTTTACCgttatgttattttttaaagATGTAACGAGTTTTTACAATATCACCAAGGATTCGACAACTGCAAAGAAAATGGAAGAACTTTACCACGATAAAGACAATGTTGACTTATGGGTAGGAGGCCTTGCCGAGGACCACGAAGAAGGCAGTGAGCTGGGACCGACTTTCCGAAGGTGAGTTTCTTTCAACGAACGaagtgaattttgtttcaaaaacaatTCTGTGGCGCATGGGGATTGACTTGTAATTCTGACTTACTTTGTTACGAAACGATGCATAGCTCAAAATATGAAAAGCCTGTGAAGTGGAAAGTCATTCATTTAATGTACGAGATCTGTACAGGCACCTCTGCGCAACaagttcaagttgttgaaaGGTTGTATGTATAACTATATCCAGTGGATAGGTCACAATCCAGAAACGTTGTCCAAGCTTTCGTGCACACATGTGCACTTACTTACCGGTAGATGTGCCTGGAGTGTGCATATTCATGGTTGCGGGGAGAAATACTGAAATCATTGCAGAGACTGAAACTGTTAGATAGAGACTTATCCACCGGACAAAGTTATcgggcttttgaacaactgaggaaAACTTGCTTACGGTTCGCTATTGGATACGTACGCACAGATCCTTTGTTCGTAGTACAAATACCAACTACTTCGTAACCGAAAGTGAGATCTTTTCGGGAAATTCCCAATCTGGAGTCTTGCTCTATTGACCACGCTTTCGCTTGGTCAATACTGCAACACcaaggtttgagattttcctaTAAAGACAGAACGTTCCAAGTcaataagttgtttattatttgGTCTTATAATTAATTTAAACGGAAAGGATCACTTCTCATCCAGTAATGTGAGCGCTCATCAGTTCATTCGTCGCTCAAGTCTGGTAAACTAACGCGTATTCCGTTAGAAAATAGGTTATTTTGGGTACAAATGATTACAATTTTCCGAGGACAATTTCGTCGACATTCTCAAGAAGCAAGGGCCAAAGAGATAAGTGCCAATATTCGGCATCAGAATTCTAATTTGCAGAATTCGTAACTATGGTAGAATAATGCCCTAGCACTAGGCCAATTAGCGTGCTCGTTTTATCGGCAATGAGCAGTGGCCATATACAAAGGTAATATGTTCTTTTCCTGTTCCTTTTACGCGCGTCGGCAACGGAAAGGTTACTGACACCACGTTGTCCAGTTCAGGccacttgcttttttttttttgtagttatCCAGAACAAGTACCTACACAAGTAATTGAACGCAATAAATGTCAGCTAACAAGGGAGCCCATAAGAGGGTTGAGGCTTATACAACCTGGTTTGCGTAGCTACAAGgagaataataaaaacaaatgctGATTGACGCGCGTAGAAAAGACCTCACATTAGTATTCTATTTCACAACACTCTCACTCGCACTCACTGCTCAAGAGAGGTATGGGAGCGTTGATCGAGCGCCAAGaagacaatttttgcaattgcgtaaagaagcctgaataATTCAGGACttgaacggggtttgaacccgtgacctcgcgataccggtgcgacgctctaaccaacggagctatgaagccactgacgttgggagctggtcatttgtgggttccaatgttcccatgAGGattgaatcaacgatgaaatgatatctGAAATGGATCaaatatgaactgcggatatgaaataaagtgactatgatcctcgcagttatgaacgcaatttttgcaattgcgtaaagaagcctgaaaaactcaggacttcaacggagtttgaacccgtgacctcgcgataccgatgcgacgctctaaccaactgagctatgaagctgggagctggtcatttgtgggttccaatgggggttccaatgttcccgtgaggagtgaatcaacgatgaaatgatatatgaaatggatcaaatatgaactgcggatatgaaattgcgttcataactgcgaggatcatagtcacttgatttcatatccgcagttcatatttgatccatttcatatatcatttcatcgtagaATACGCCTTACTCGAAAATGGCCAACAttcaaaaattcttttgtttgcttgcaaattagcccttgttgcctcgttcaaggtgaaatattcttttgaattttaagcttaagaacgaggtaaCGAGGGCtagttttcaagaaaacaagagAGTACTAAAACAgcgaccattttggaataaggtgtatgcagTGAGAGTCATTTTGTATCATTATTAATCCTCCCTAGGGATCACCCAGCTCACGGGAATCCGTTAAGCCAGATTGGGTGAGAATACCTCTGGGATTTAATCTTCGCGCTTCATGAatagctttttttgttttgttcttgcaTCCACTCTACCTTAAACTATGCAGGTGATCCTAGAAAACCAGAGGTggtgaaaaaaattcaagaataataaagaaaaccaatcttTTCTTGTAGAATCATTATGCTTAACTTCCTGAGAGTAAGAGACGGTGATAGGTTCTGGTATGAGCAATATCTCACCAAAGAAGTAAGTATTCATTTCCCTTGCCTTCTATAAGGTGAGCAgtcacgaggggtcatgttgcacgGACATCTTACAGccacatgttgcagcgacaaaaaacttgtgtagtgcacactgaggcgacatgtagcagggacctgtagcagggacaaaatcacaacatgtgcacaaacatgaaaatgttgcgggtacatgtttcagTGATATTTTGCGgcgacatgtcccctcgtgtgaaCTGATACTTTTATAACTGTGCAACACCAGTTTGGAGTTGATTTTGTCTCCGCAACATGTCCCATGAAGTTCAGCTTGTGGAGATagttatgaaactggacaagttcctttgtttcatgtttttgtccgtatttttggcctttaccctgcacaaaacacacctttttttgagaagataaccaatcaaatcctttgATTAagttatgcgcaactaatttgcgagcccgtgcgaagcgaaaacaaaagattgtgcagggtcacggttaattcaacatcgattgcaacaacattgctctcgcttttgaaagttctaaggtttcataaccagtccctcgattaactatggtcaCATGGATAAGATCGCATGGATCAGATCTGCAATTACTGATGAGCGAAAAATTCTCGGGTTTGTGTGTCTCGGTCCGTAAAACAGCAAGAAGAGCGATGCCATTATTCAGCCATTTGCAACCGGTATTTCTCTCATCAATTAGTACGTGTGATAGATTTAAAAATTAGTTGTTGTGGATTGACTCAAAGATGATATTTTACAAACTGCATTTCCTCAGAACGTACCGTTTTTGGCACTCGGGCCATAATGTTCGTTATAGTTCATCACATCAAGAGAATTCGTCCTGTATAAAGACAGGCAAGAGACGCATTACGCGTCTCGATGAAGTAAATAGTTAGTGCGCCTCTAGAATAAAAATAGCCAGTGggtgaaaaatttattttttaagggACGGAGTGCTTACGCTACCCTTTGACTCTTCTGTGTTGACAGGAAATCGATAAAGTTCATTCCCTGACACTCGGTGAAATCATACGGCTGAATACTGGATTCAAAACCGCACCAGATCGCGTGTTCTTTTCGTCCCAGTACTGCGAAGGCGTCAAGGATTTTCAGTGCATACCGCATAACGACAGCGCCGGGAAAAATCATGAAGAAAAAACGACAAAGCCGAAGCAGCCATGTCAGACAAACGCTTCGGCGGCTGATGACAATGATTCATGCGATGCGTTAATCCCTATCTTAATAGGGATATGTTCACTGTTCTTCTTCATATCCGCGATATTGTTTGTGTTATATCTCAAACGTTGGTTTCACTTGCGACAGTGCAAACGATTAAAGGATCTTTGCAATGCGAAAAACCAAACGGAATTTAAAATGAAACACTTTGAAGCAAATAGAATTTAGTCAGTACGAACTCTATAGATGGTATATTTCTTCCTCTACGGGCGTTAATGATTAGACGAAGGACCACCTGGACGCGGTTCAATTGCTTGAGCTTCCTGGATCGTGAAAAGAAGGGGGTATAGCTTTGCTTAAGAATCTCTAATcgatcatcattatcgtcattgtcatcatcatcatcattatcaaaaaCAGGAGCTCAACAAGGGGaacctctatctcccatacttggcccaGGAGTCAAACCTTtaccgagtagatttatttatagaacgcctcccttgggagattcggCACGcgcactgttgtaaaagccaatcgaAACAGAGCTATCTCTGTGTCAAGCGAAATGTGATACTTTCCGCGAGAAatctgttcctaaaaataactttactCGGGAGATGGTTgcctcaaggaattagtggagaaagaggctccccttgatgagctgCTCATTTTATATCACTCAGAGGAAGGGTAGAAGAGAATATtcattgttattgttcaacacattgtgacaatgtcctaATATGGTTATAGcacgctcaatattcgtcgtgcttactcaacagatatcctgcgatatacgttattttgtgtgtcgcggagaaaagtGGTAGTTTTCCCAGCTTTTTTGTCCAATAAACgcagaaaattgtgctttgtcatcaatgcgTTGAATAATATGACAATTATCCTGCTAAATCTTGCgaaatatcgcctgattttagccgaCTCGGCCTATGGCCTCGTTGGCTATATTCCAGGTGATATTCCGCAAGATGTCccaggataattgttaattataggGCTTAAATAAAGAGGCTCAATGGATGCGGGAGATAATTtcaatgcaaaacaaaacttttgaacAAAACGCGTCATTTGATCCTGTCGCGATAAAGTATTCAACATGTTACCCGATTTGTGGTGTCGTCAAAGCCCCTTCCTCCCTGGTTCCCGAATAACACGTTTCCTTTGTTGTCAAACGTGCAACCAGAAACGGAACATTTAGTGAacactcaaggaattagtggagatagaggttACCTTTGATGAACTCTTGTCGTAAATCATCGCAGTCGGGAGGtgaagaaacgacgacggctacggaaACGACAAGGCCcgaaagcaagaatattattgtgTTGAAGAAGGTTAAAATGGTCCTGCTACGCCTGCGGCAtgcattttaatatatttctttGTCGTAATCGGCAAAGCAacgttaaataaaatttaagattttgatTTTTAAAGTTAGTGACAAATATCAATTAGTGATGTAAATATTTATTAGTCTTAGCTAGCAACTCTTTTATTATCTGATGTTATTATACTCAAATGAATCTAATGTAGGAATTTTATTAGttagtttttgaaaatttattttattaattatgTCTTGTGTGATGGTCGCCCCTTTTTGAAATTGCAAGACTGTTAGATCTTTGAATAAAGGTTTTCACGACAACAAGTGCATACAAAGATAATTCGTTAATTTTTTATCTTTCTTCAAAACCTTTCGTACCAATCCGACTTTGTCGTCTACTTTGCCCATATTATACAACGTGGACAACATGATTGCCCATTCCAAAAAAGAGTTGGGGATCGGGTTCTAACATGGCCGAGTAGGTTTGGGCAGACACCAAGCGGCAAAATTCAAACATGTATGAAGTTGTTGTGACTTGAAAAATGCGAAAATCTACCAATTGCTGTGTACGTGGTTTTTCTCAACCTCGTTCCGAAGACCTCTCATCTTCCAGTCCCCTGGAGCGCACAAGGGGAACGGGAAGATtagagagcctgggaacgatGTTGTTGTTTTCGCTGCAGCACCCATATTCCTTTCTTCTCTTGACGTCAACGGAAGAAAAAATTCATTTCTCATTTTCGCCATGATTTTCGAACAAATAGAACTCGTGTTTCTTGGAAAAAATGTGGCGAGTATTCTGGAATGAAATTGTCGTAAATGGAAaggaaatgtaccaaaattGCCTGGGGTATGGAGAACCATTATTTTTGCTGATTTAAAATATTGGCTTTTGTGGCGGTTAGTGCTTTTTCAACGTTTAAGGACCTACAACAACAACTAAACTCTTGCTGTTAATGCTATGATAAAGAAAGTGCTGTGATGTAACCTTAGAAAATACCAGATGGGCGAGAATGGACAGCTTGTTTGATAAACGGCAATAACTGAATTAAATGTGATTCCGGTTCCCTCGGAAAACTCTTTGAACCGGAGTTGGAATAAAAACCATTATTGGGAAACGGAACAGGAGTACCTAACGACCTGATGTCTCAAAATTTGTCAGATTTACCTTAAGTGGTTTCCAAAATGCTTTAAAGCTCGTTTAGTCACTGTGTAGCTGCCCTACAGGATAGTTATCTGTTCGGATGTTCAAGGGGAACTTAAGGTCTGTAGAAATTTCTCGGTGGCTTTTTGACCTTGTCCGAAAGTTCTTGTAATCGTGACGGGTCTGATCAGAATCTTTCCATTACGTAGTCGTGATCCTTTACCCCTGATACTTTTAGGGGACGTTTGCTTAAAGTATGATTCTCAAACAAACTGTCAATGGCGAAAACGATAAATCTTCAGATTTTATGATATTTTTAATGTCACAGTTTTGACTCTTAAAAATTAGAGTTCATCAATGATACAAGTCAGTGTTTAAGATATCGGTCAGCGGGTGTCCTAACGAACAATTAACCCTTTaggcctggccccagttgttcaaacgatggatagcgctatccgccggataaatcactatccactggataattcaaACTATTTTGCTAGTGGTTATCCAC
This genomic interval carries:
- the LOC137978467 gene encoding eosinophil peroxidase-like, whose amino-acid sequence is MLFFKDVTSFYNITKDSTTAKKMEELYHDKDNVDLWVGGLAEDHEEGSELGPTFRRIIMLNFLRVRDGDRFWYEQYLTKEEIDKVHSLTLGEIIRLNTGFKTAPDRVFFSSQYCEGVKDFQCIPHNDSAGKNHEEKTTKPKQPCQTNASAADDNDSCDALIPILIGICSLFFFISAILFVLYLKRWFHLRQCKRLKDLCNAKNQTEFKMKHFEANRI